A genomic region of Staphylococcus roterodami contains the following coding sequences:
- a CDS encoding carboxylesterase family protein — MLKIESGLIQGYYQKNTYHFLGIPYAEPPVSNLRWKAPRPPQKWEGIYLANEFGPACPQVGGASFNLRTEKQSEDCLYLNVWSTTIDETAEQPVMVWIHGGGNLGGAGSEDAFDGEKLAQNGVTVVTFNYRLGAFGYIADPNIGCNFAVLDQIAALKWVANNIRKFGGNPDNVTIFGESAGAQAVRYLLSAENAKGLFHKAIIQSAGFEKYVFSEEPTYEKVAKQTSKMFEELGSHKLEELQSVSTERILDISTKYSGVTPPSGQVHTPANLVWNQVQDGEIISKSHFPALSKDIPVLIGCVENEARYFIKPNKTYPEEVLLNMVDTLANSKKELILSYFKQHNYSNYKALDKVFTTVIWFEPCLATIKRLEKLCEHIYYYHFARVSPKAKMNNELAKHTSEIKYIFGNLTPEEDYDEIDKEISYKMQYAWSTFAKYGVPKNIDHSNWCYYDKNNPYYTLINNRIQTKPVEINQLTRYIQEIRN; from the coding sequence TTGCTTAAAATTGAAAGCGGATTGATTCAAGGTTATTATCAAAAGAATACATATCATTTTTTAGGAATTCCATATGCTGAACCACCTGTAAGTAATTTAAGATGGAAGGCGCCGAGACCTCCACAAAAATGGGAAGGCATTTATCTGGCAAATGAATTTGGTCCTGCGTGTCCACAAGTAGGTGGTGCTAGCTTCAATTTACGTACTGAAAAGCAAAGTGAAGATTGCTTATACTTAAATGTGTGGTCTACAACAATTGATGAAACTGCTGAACAACCCGTTATGGTATGGATACATGGCGGTGGTAATCTTGGTGGTGCAGGGTCTGAAGATGCCTTTGATGGAGAGAAATTAGCACAAAATGGAGTGACAGTTGTTACATTTAATTATAGGTTAGGTGCATTCGGCTATATTGCTGATCCAAATATCGGCTGTAATTTTGCTGTTTTGGACCAAATTGCAGCATTAAAATGGGTTGCTAACAATATACGAAAATTTGGTGGTAATCCTGACAATGTAACAATATTTGGAGAATCAGCTGGAGCACAGGCAGTAAGATATTTATTATCAGCGGAAAATGCAAAAGGTTTATTTCATAAAGCAATCATTCAAAGTGCCGGATTTGAAAAGTATGTGTTCTCAGAAGAACCTACTTACGAAAAAGTAGCTAAGCAAACAAGTAAAATGTTTGAAGAGCTAGGTAGTCATAAGCTAGAAGAACTTCAAAGTGTGTCTACTGAACGCATATTAGATATTTCGACTAAGTATTCTGGAGTAACACCACCTAGTGGACAAGTTCATACGCCTGCAAATTTAGTATGGAATCAAGTTCAAGATGGAGAGATTATTTCGAAATCACATTTCCCTGCATTATCGAAAGATATACCGGTATTAATTGGATGTGTTGAAAACGAAGCTAGATATTTTATAAAACCAAATAAAACATATCCTGAAGAAGTATTATTGAATATGGTAGATACTTTGGCTAATAGCAAGAAAGAACTCATTTTGTCATACTTTAAACAGCATAATTATTCAAATTATAAAGCATTAGATAAAGTTTTTACCACTGTTATTTGGTTTGAACCTTGTTTAGCAACTATAAAACGTTTAGAGAAGTTGTGTGAACATATATATTATTATCACTTCGCAAGAGTTTCACCTAAGGCTAAAATGAACAATGAGTTGGCTAAACATACTTCTGAGATAAAATATATATTTGGAAATTTAACACCTGAAGAAGATTATGACGAAATTGACAAAGAGATTTCTTATAAAATGCAATATGCATGGTCAACTTTTGCAAAATATGGTGTGCCGAAAAATATAGATCATTCCAATTGGTGTTATTACGACAAAAATAATCCATACTACACATTGATTAACAATCGCATTCAAACAAAGCCAGTAGAGATAAATCAGTTAACAAGGTATATACAAGAAATAAGAAACTAA
- the murT gene encoding lipid II isoglutaminyl synthase subunit MurT, translated as MRQWTAIHLAKLARKASRAVGKKGTDLPGQIARRVDTNILRKLAEQVDDIVFISGTNGKTTTSNLIGHTLKANNIEIIHNNEGANMAAGITSAFIMQSTPKTKIAVIEIDEGSIPRVLKEVTPSMMVFTNFFRDQMDRFGEIDIMVNNIATTISNKGIKLLLNADDPFVSRLKIASDAIVYYGMKAHAHEFEQSTMNESRYCPNCGRLLQYDYIHYNQIGHYHCQCGFKREQAKYEISNFEVAPFLHLNINGEKYDMKIAGDFNAYNALAAYTVLRELGLNERAIKNGFETYTSDNGRMQYFKKGNKEAMINLAKNPAGMNASLSVGEQLEGEKVYVISLNDNAADGRDTSWIYDADFEKLSKQHIEAIIVTGTRAEELQLRLKLAEVEVPIIVERDIYKATAKTMDYKGFTVAIPNYTSLAPMLEQLNRSFEGGQS; from the coding sequence ATGAGACAGTGGACGGCAATCCATCTAGCGAAGTTGGCGCGTAAAGCAAGTAGAGCGGTAGGCAAAAAAGGCACTGATTTACCAGGACAAATCGCTAGAAGAGTGGATACAAATATATTAAGAAAATTAGCTGAACAAGTTGATGATATTGTATTTATTAGTGGAACAAACGGTAAAACAACAACTTCAAACTTAATTGGACATACTTTAAAAGCAAATAATATTGAAATCATACACAATAATGAAGGTGCTAATATGGCAGCTGGTATTACGTCAGCATTTATCATGCAGTCAACGCCGAAGACTAAAATCGCGGTAATCGAAATTGATGAAGGTTCGATTCCACGTGTTTTAAAAGAAGTGACACCTTCTATGATGGTATTTACAAATTTCTTTAGAGATCAAATGGATCGATTCGGTGAAATTGATATTATGGTTAATAACATTGCAACGACAATTAGTAATAAAGGTATAAAATTATTACTAAATGCTGATGATCCTTTCGTAAGCCGATTGAAAATTGCAAGTGATGCAATTGTGTATTATGGTATGAAAGCACATGCACATGAATTTGAACAAAGTACGATGAATGAAAGTCGCTATTGTCCAAACTGTGGTCGTTTATTGCAATATGATTATATCCATTACAATCAAATCGGACATTATCACTGTCAGTGTGGTTTCAAAAGAGAACAAGCTAAATATGAGATTTCAAATTTTGAAGTTGCGCCGTTTTTACATTTAAATATTAATGGTGAAAAATATGATATGAAAATCGCAGGCGACTTTAATGCGTATAATGCATTAGCAGCATATACTGTATTAAGAGAGTTAGGACTTAATGAACGAGCAATTAAGAATGGATTTGAAACATATACATCAGACAACGGTCGCATGCAGTATTTTAAAAAAGGAAATAAAGAAGCGATGATAAACTTAGCTAAAAACCCTGCAGGAATGAATGCAAGTTTATCTGTAGGTGAGCAATTAGAAGGCGAAAAAGTATATGTTATATCTTTAAACGACAATGCTGCCGATGGACGTGATACTTCATGGATATATGATGCAGATTTTGAAAAATTATCAAAACAACATATCGAAGCTATCATCGTGACAGGAACTCGAGCAGAAGAACTACAATTGCGATTGAAGTTAGCTGAAGTTGAAGTACCAATTATTGTTGAACGTGATATTTATAAAGCGACGGCAAAGACAATGGATTATAAAGGATTTACAGTTGCTATTCCCAACTATACGTCATTAGCACCTATGCTTGAACAATTAAATCGTTCATTTGAAGGAGGTCAATCATAA
- the ftnA gene encoding H-type ferritin FtnA yields the protein MLSKDLLEALNDQMNHEYFAAHAYMAMAAYCDKESYEGFANFFIQQAKEERFHGHKIYNYINDRGAHAEFRDIPAPKIDFSSILETFKDSLSQEQEVTRRFYNLSEIARQDKDYATISFLNWFLDEQVEEEAMFETHINYLTRIGDDSNALYLYEKELGARTFDEE from the coding sequence ATGTTAAGTAAAGATTTATTAGAAGCTTTAAACGATCAAATGAACCATGAATATTTTGCAGCACACGCATATATGGCAATGGCAGCATACTGTGATAAAGAATCATACGAAGGCTTTGCAAACTTTTTCATTCAACAAGCTAAAGAAGAACGTTTCCATGGTCATAAAATTTATAATTATATTAATGACAGAGGCGCACATGCAGAATTCAGAGATATTCCTGCACCAAAAATTGATTTTTCAAGCATTTTAGAAACTTTCAAAGATAGTTTATCTCAAGAGCAAGAAGTAACTAGACGTTTTTACAACTTATCAGAAATTGCTCGTCAAGATAAAGACTATGCAACTATTTCATTCTTAAACTGGTTCTTAGATGAGCAAGTAGAAGAAGAAGCAATGTTTGAAACACATATCAACTACTTAACTCGTATTGGTGATGATAGCAATGCATTATATCTTTATGAAAAAGAATTAGGCGCACGTACTTTTGACGAAGAATAA
- the dinB gene encoding DNA polymerase IV has protein sequence MTERRIIHIDMDYFFAQVEMRDNPKLKGKPVIVGGKASNRGVVSTASYEARKYGVHSAMPMSQAHKLCPNGYFVTSNFGAYRETSAQIMSIFRSYTDKVEPMSLDEAYLDITELVRPDLPASKIAQYIRKDILEQTQLTASAGVSYNKFLAKLASGMNKPDGMTVIDYRNVHDILMALDIGDFPGVGKASKKVMHDHGIFTGKDLYNKSEFELIHLFGKRGRGLYNKARGIDHSEVKSTRVRKSVGTERTFATDVNDDGEILRKVWELSGKTAERLNKLQKSAKTVTVKIKTYQFETLSKQMSLRDSVSSENDIYNIAYLLYNDLKDPDVPIRLIGVTVGNLEQSTFKNMTIYDFI, from the coding sequence TTGACTGAAAGACGAATTATTCATATAGATATGGATTATTTTTTTGCACAAGTTGAAATGAGAGATAATCCTAAATTAAAAGGTAAACCTGTCATTGTTGGTGGAAAAGCAAGTAATCGAGGTGTTGTTTCAACAGCATCATATGAAGCACGTAAATATGGTGTCCATTCAGCAATGCCAATGTCGCAAGCACATAAATTGTGTCCGAATGGATATTTTGTCACAAGTAATTTTGGTGCTTACCGAGAAACATCTGCACAAATTATGTCTATATTTCGAAGTTATACAGATAAAGTTGAACCGATGTCTCTTGATGAAGCATATCTCGATATTACGGAACTTGTACGGCCAGATTTACCTGCATCTAAAATTGCTCAGTATATTAGAAAAGATATTTTAGAACAAACACAATTAACTGCTTCTGCAGGAGTGTCTTATAATAAATTTTTAGCAAAATTAGCAAGTGGGATGAATAAACCTGATGGCATGACTGTAATCGATTATCGAAATGTACATGACATATTAATGGCATTAGATATTGGAGACTTTCCGGGAGTTGGTAAGGCTTCTAAAAAAGTAATGCATGATCATGGTATTTTTACTGGAAAAGATTTATATAATAAAAGTGAGTTTGAATTAATTCATTTGTTTGGAAAACGAGGTCGAGGTTTATATAATAAAGCGCGTGGAATTGATCATAGTGAAGTAAAATCAACAAGAGTGAGAAAGTCAGTAGGTACTGAACGAACATTTGCCACTGATGTTAATGATGATGGAGAAATCTTGAGGAAAGTATGGGAATTATCAGGTAAAACTGCTGAACGTCTTAATAAATTACAGAAATCGGCTAAGACAGTGACAGTAAAAATTAAAACCTATCAATTTGAAACTTTGTCTAAGCAAATGAGTTTGAGAGATTCGGTAAGTTCTGAAAATGATATCTATAACATTGCATATTTACTTTACAATGATTTAAAAGATCCAGATGTACCAATACGTCTTATTGGTGTTACAGTAGGTAACCTTGAACAATCAACATTTAAAAATATGACAATATATGATTTTATTTAA
- a CDS encoding 3'-5' exonuclease — protein MNNAFVALDFETANGKRTSICSVGMVKVIDSQITETFHTLVNPQDYFSQQNIKVHGIQPEDVESAPTFDFVFPYMMKFIADLPVVAHNAAFDMNVLHQSIQNIGLPTPNLTYFCSYQLAKRTVDSYRYGLKHMMEFYQLDFHGHHDALNDAKACAMITFRLLKNYENLTHVTNIYGKNLKDKG, from the coding sequence ATGAACAATGCATTTGTCGCACTTGACTTTGAAACAGCAAATGGGAAACGTACTAGTATTTGTTCTGTCGGTATGGTAAAAGTCATTGATAGTCAAATAACAGAAACGTTTCATACACTTGTGAACCCACAAGATTATTTTTCACAACAAAATATCAAAGTCCATGGCATTCAACCTGAAGATGTTGAAAGCGCACCTACATTCGACTTTGTATTTCCATATATGATGAAATTCATTGCAGATTTACCGGTTGTCGCACATAATGCTGCTTTTGATATGAACGTTTTACATCAAAGCATACAAAATATTGGTTTGCCGACACCAAATTTAACTTATTTTTGTAGCTATCAACTCGCTAAAAGAACAGTCGATTCTTATCGATACGGTTTGAAACATATGATGGAATTTTACCAATTAGATTTTCATGGTCATCACGATGCCTTAAATGATGCAAAAGCGTGTGCAATGATTACCTTTAGATTATTGAAAAACTATGAGAATTTAACACATGTAACAAATATATATGGTAAAAATTTAAAAGATAAAGGCTAG
- a CDS encoding DUF3267 domain-containing protein, with amino-acid sequence MHKIDLSTNNFRMRRFVVLQLVIALFVILFTYKWALGVTAVVDQNIIINIIYGFAGFIVLLILHELIHRVLFIVFKKDSKPMFNIKKDRMLFQTADACFNKWQFSIIMLSPLLILSSVLLILIKSFGYSSLIFMFSIHTAYCLIDILLVALTITSNFKYVQQDKDSIYLYHQKPVQ; translated from the coding sequence ATGCATAAAATCGATTTATCAACTAATAATTTTCGAATGCGAAGATTTGTCGTTTTACAACTTGTCATTGCATTATTTGTAATTTTATTTACGTATAAATGGGCTTTAGGTGTGACAGCGGTTGTCGATCAAAATATAATTATCAATATCATTTATGGATTTGCTGGTTTTATAGTATTACTAATTTTACATGAACTCATCCATAGAGTATTATTTATTGTATTTAAAAAAGATAGTAAGCCAATGTTTAATATCAAAAAAGATAGAATGTTATTTCAAACCGCAGATGCATGTTTTAACAAATGGCAATTTTCAATTATAATGTTATCTCCATTGCTTATCCTAAGCAGCGTGTTGCTCATTTTAATTAAATCATTTGGTTATTCTTCACTTATCTTTATGTTTAGTATTCATACAGCTTATTGTCTTATAGATATTTTGCTTGTCGCACTTACGATAACTAGTAATTTTAAATATGTGCAACAAGATAAAGATAGCATTTACTTATATCATCAAAAACCAGTACAGTAA